In Alistipes ihumii AP11, a genomic segment contains:
- a CDS encoding vWA domain-containing protein → MRFANPKLLWLLTLVVPMTAYYVYRLRQGRATMRISTVSGLRGVPRGARYYLRHMPFVLRCGAVALLVVALARPQSSQSDSSRTTEGIDIVLSLDISGSMLARDFQPDRISAAKEVAASFIADRPNDRIGLVVFAGESFTQSPLTTDKASLLNILGTVRSGMIDDGTAIGNGLATAVNRLRESQAKSKVVILLTDGVNNSGQIAPLTAADIASTLGIRVYTIGVGSEGQAPYPALDMWGNLSFVPMKVEIDEKILSDIAEKTGGRYFRATDNEKLREIYKEINRLEKSRVEVESQTRYDERFAPFVLGALLLLAAGFAMRRLWFRQIP, encoded by the coding sequence GTGAGATTTGCCAATCCGAAGCTGCTGTGGCTGCTGACGCTGGTCGTCCCGATGACGGCCTATTACGTTTACCGTTTGCGGCAGGGGCGCGCGACGATGCGCATCTCGACCGTGTCGGGGCTTCGGGGCGTGCCGCGCGGAGCGCGCTATTATCTGAGGCATATGCCTTTCGTGTTGCGCTGCGGAGCCGTTGCGCTGTTGGTCGTTGCGTTGGCCCGTCCGCAGAGTTCCCAGAGCGATTCGAGTCGGACGACCGAGGGAATCGACATCGTGCTGTCGCTCGACATTTCGGGCAGCATGCTCGCCCGCGATTTCCAGCCCGACCGGATTTCGGCCGCCAAGGAGGTGGCCGCGAGCTTCATCGCCGACCGGCCGAACGACCGGATCGGTCTGGTCGTTTTCGCCGGGGAAAGTTTCACGCAAAGCCCGCTGACGACTGATAAGGCTTCGCTGCTCAATATTTTGGGCACGGTCCGCAGCGGCATGATCGACGACGGCACGGCCATAGGAAACGGGCTGGCCACGGCCGTGAACAGGCTGCGCGAAAGTCAGGCCAAGAGCAAGGTCGTGATCCTGCTGACCGACGGCGTCAACAACAGCGGCCAGATCGCTCCGCTGACGGCGGCCGACATCGCTTCTACGCTCGGCATCCGCGTCTATACGATAGGAGTCGGCAGCGAGGGACAGGCTCCCTATCCGGCCCTCGACATGTGGGGAAACCTCAGTTTCGTCCCGATGAAGGTCGAGATCGACGAGAAGATACTCTCCGATATAGCCGAGAAGACCGGAGGGCGCTATTTCCGCGCTACCGATAACGAGAAGCTCCGCGAAATCTACAAGGAGATCAACCGTTTGGAGAAAAGCCGGGTCGAGGTCGAGAGTCAGACGCGTTACGACGAGCGTTTCGCCCCTTTCGTTCTCGGCGCGTTGCTGCTGCTTGCGGCCGGATTCGCCATGCGCCGGCTGTGGTTCCGCCAGATTCCTTAA
- a CDS encoding O-acetylhomoserine aminocarboxypropyltransferase/cysteine synthase family protein: MTGDEREFETLQVHAGYTPDATHSRVTPLYQTTAYTFDSAEHGADLFALRESGNIYTRLQNPTTDMLEKRVAALEGGPAALAVSSGHSAQLVALTSILSPGDNFVSSPYLYGGTHNQFKIVLRNFGLECRFAPDNDPQHMESLIDPRTRAIYVETIGNPSFAVPDFGALAALARRYDLPLIVDNTFGAGGYLCRPIEYGAAVVVESATKWLGGHGTSMGGVIVEGGTYDWNNGKYPMLSEPSESYHGLRFTEAFGQLAFIAKCRAEGVRDLGCCISPFNSFMIMQGIETLSLRVQREADNALALARYFKAHPLVEQVFYPGLEDDPHHELAARYLRHGFGCVLSVVLKGDKRQTESLVDHLRLVSHLANVGDNRTLIIQPAATTHSQLSEEEQRAAGVLPTLLRISAGIEHIDDLIRDFEQAFFYVKA, translated from the coding sequence ATGACCGGAGACGAGAGGGAATTCGAGACCTTGCAGGTCCATGCGGGCTATACGCCCGATGCGACGCACTCGCGCGTGACGCCGCTGTATCAGACCACCGCTTATACTTTCGACAGTGCGGAGCACGGAGCCGACCTGTTCGCACTGCGCGAGTCGGGCAATATCTATACCCGTTTGCAGAATCCGACGACCGATATGCTCGAGAAGCGCGTGGCCGCGCTCGAGGGCGGACCGGCCGCATTGGCCGTTTCGTCGGGGCATTCGGCTCAGCTCGTCGCGCTGACGAGCATATTGAGCCCGGGCGACAATTTCGTCAGCTCGCCCTATCTGTACGGGGGCACGCACAACCAGTTCAAGATCGTGCTGCGCAATTTCGGGCTCGAGTGCCGCTTCGCGCCGGACAACGATCCGCAGCATATGGAGTCGCTGATCGACCCGCGCACGCGGGCGATCTATGTCGAGACGATCGGCAATCCGAGCTTCGCCGTGCCCGATTTCGGCGCGCTTGCCGCGCTTGCACGGCGCTACGACCTTCCGCTGATCGTCGACAATACGTTCGGAGCCGGCGGCTACCTGTGCCGTCCGATCGAGTACGGCGCTGCCGTCGTCGTCGAGTCGGCGACCAAGTGGCTCGGCGGGCACGGCACGTCGATGGGCGGCGTGATCGTCGAGGGCGGAACCTACGATTGGAACAACGGCAAATATCCGATGCTGTCCGAGCCTTCGGAGAGCTATCACGGTCTGCGTTTTACGGAGGCCTTCGGACAGTTGGCTTTCATCGCCAAGTGCCGGGCCGAGGGAGTGCGCGATTTGGGGTGCTGCATCTCGCCGTTCAACTCCTTCATGATCATGCAGGGCATCGAGACGCTGTCGCTGCGCGTGCAGCGCGAGGCGGACAACGCGCTGGCGCTGGCACGCTACTTCAAGGCTCATCCGCTCGTCGAGCAGGTGTTCTATCCCGGGCTGGAGGACGATCCGCACCACGAGCTGGCCGCCCGCTATCTGCGTCATGGCTTCGGCTGCGTGCTGTCGGTCGTGCTCAAGGGCGACAAGCGGCAGACCGAGTCGCTGGTGGACCATTTGCGGCTCGTGTCGCATCTGGCCAACGTGGGCGACAACCGCACGCTGATTATCCAGCCGGCGGCGACGACCCATTCGCAGCTTTCCGAGGAGGAGCAGCGCGCGGCCGGCGTCCTGCCGACGCTGTTGCGTATCTCGGCCGGTATCGAGCATATCGACGACCTGATTCGCGATTTCGAGCAAGCCTTTTTTTACGTGAAAGCCTGA
- a CDS encoding VWA domain-containing protein, whose amino-acid sequence MFRFATPEYFYLLLILPLLWGVHLLSARARRRAIERFGDPATVSELMPEASTARPRYKFVLFSAAVLLLVVALARPQFGSKLKEVTRTGIEMMLAVDVSNSMLAQDFEPSRLERTKFAIDRLTQQLEQDRIGLIVFAGDAYMQLPITSDYVAARSFAAQISPTMVSKQGTAIGAAIDLAASSFSSGSEGSRVIVVISDGENHEDDALAAAKAAAEKGIRIYTIGIGTPEGAPISIDGEFIKDEQGDMVVSKLDEQMLEQIALTTGGAYIRATNRSLGLDEIVQKINEVEKKELTSTVFEDFNEQYQYLIGLALALLLLEFAMLERRSRLLARFNIFRKR is encoded by the coding sequence ATGTTCCGATTTGCAACTCCCGAATATTTCTATCTGCTGCTGATTCTGCCTCTTTTGTGGGGCGTACACTTGCTTTCGGCCCGGGCCCGGCGGCGGGCGATCGAGCGCTTCGGCGATCCGGCGACCGTTTCGGAATTGATGCCCGAGGCTTCGACGGCGCGGCCGCGCTACAAGTTCGTGCTATTCTCGGCGGCCGTGCTGCTGCTGGTCGTCGCGCTGGCCCGTCCGCAGTTCGGTTCGAAACTCAAGGAGGTGACTCGCACCGGGATCGAGATGATGCTGGCGGTCGATGTGTCGAACAGCATGCTGGCTCAGGATTTCGAACCGAGCCGTTTGGAGCGGACCAAGTTCGCGATCGACAGGCTGACTCAGCAGCTCGAGCAGGACCGTATCGGGCTGATCGTGTTCGCCGGTGACGCCTACATGCAGCTTCCCATTACGTCCGACTATGTGGCCGCGCGCAGCTTCGCCGCCCAGATATCGCCTACGATGGTGTCCAAGCAGGGTACGGCGATCGGCGCGGCGATCGATCTGGCCGCCAGCTCGTTTTCGTCCGGCAGCGAGGGTAGCCGCGTGATCGTCGTCATTTCCGACGGCGAGAACCACGAGGACGACGCGCTCGCGGCGGCGAAGGCGGCAGCTGAGAAGGGCATCAGAATCTACACGATCGGCATAGGCACGCCCGAGGGCGCTCCGATTTCGATCGACGGCGAGTTCATCAAGGACGAGCAGGGCGACATGGTCGTGTCGAAGCTCGACGAACAGATGCTCGAACAGATCGCGCTGACGACCGGCGGAGCCTATATCCGGGCTACGAACCGCAGTTTGGGGTTAGACGAGATCGTGCAGAAAATCAACGAGGTCGAGAAAAAAGAGCTCACGTCGACCGTGTTCGAGGATTTCAACGAGCAGTACCAGTATCTGATCGGTCTGGCGCTCGCCTTGCTGTTGCTTGAGTTCGCGATGCTCGAGCGTCGGAGCCGCCTGCTGGCCCGTTTCAATATTTTCAGAAAACGCTGA